A portion of the Pseudorasbora parva isolate DD20220531a chromosome 1, ASM2467924v1, whole genome shotgun sequence genome contains these proteins:
- the tada2b gene encoding transcriptional adapter 2-beta, with translation MADLGKKYCVNCLADVTNLRIRCAECQDIELCPECFSAGAEIGNHRRWHGYQQVDGGRFSLWGPEAEGGWTSREEQSLLDAIEQYGFGNWEDMAAHVGASRTPQEVMDHYVSMYIHGNLGKACIPDSIPNRVTDHTCPSGGPLSPSLTTPLPPLDITVPEQQQLGYMPLRDDYEIEYDQEAEKLISGLSVNYDDEDIEIEMKRAHVDMYVRKLRERQRRKNIARDYNLVPAFLGRDKKDKERERPGGTGGVAGTGGALGLGGVNTIIPTGPLGSSAAATPKRKITKEEKEQRTKLRALCQFMPQREFEEFFDNMHKERMLRAKVRELQRYRRNGITRLDESAEYEAARHKREKRKENKSVAGSKRGSSGGGGAAGLGGGVGAGGGLGSGGGVSAIKEEGKDSEFSAIENLSGFELLSDREKVLCNSMNLSPTRYLTVKTIIIKDHLQKRQGIPSKSRLPSYLDKVLKKRILNFLSESGWISREAS, from the exons ATGGCCGACCTAGGGAAGAAGTACTGTGTGAACTGCCTGGCAGATGTTACGAATTTGCGGATTCGCTGTGCCGAATGTCAGGATATTGAACTTTGTCCGGAGTGCTTCTCCGCGGGTGCCGAAATCGGCAACCATAGACGATGGCATGGCTATCAGCAAGTTGACGGCGGGCGCTTTTCGTTGTGGGGTCCCGAAGCAGAGGGAGGATGGACTAGCAGGGAAGAACAGTCGCTGCTCGATGCCATCGAGCAATATGGATTTGGTAACTGG GAGGATATGGCTGCCCATGTTGGTGCATCACGCACCCCACAGGAGGTCATGGACCATTATGTGAGCATGTATATCCATGGGAATTTGGGGAAAGCCTGCATCCCTGACAGCATCCCCAATCGCGTGACAGACCACACTTGCCCAAGTGGAGGTCCACTGTCTCCTAGTTTGACGACCCCTTTGCCCCCATTAGACATAACTGTGCCGGAGCAGCAGCAGCTTGGATACATGCCGCTTCGGGACGACTATGAGATTGAATATGACCAGGAGGCAGAGAAACTCATCAGTGGCCTGTCTGTAAACTACGACGATGAAGATATTGAGATCGAGATGAAGCGAGCCCACGTGGACATGTACGTGAGGAAGCTGCGTGAACGCCAGCGCCGCAAAAACATCGCTCGTGACTACAATTTGGTGCCAGCCTTTCTGGGACGGGACAAAAAAGATAAAGAGCGAGAACGTCCAGGTGGTACAGGAGGGGTTGCGGGCACAGGTGGAGCTCTTGGATTGGGGGGCGTTAACACCATCATTCCGACAGGGCCGCTGGGCTCTTCTGCAGCAGCAACCCCGAAACGCAAAATCACCAAGGAAGAGAAGGAGCAACGGACAAAACTACGTGCTCTTTGCCAGTTCATGCCACAACGCGAGTTTGAAGAATTCTTTGataacatgcacaaagagcgcATGCTACGGGCAAAGGTTCGGGAGCTTCAGCGCTATAGGCGAAATGGCATCACAAGACTCGATGAGTCGGCAGAGTATGAGGCGGCACGCCACAAACGGGAAAAACGGAAAGAGAACAAAAGTGTTGCTGGCTCAAAGAGAGGTAGCAGTGGCGGAGGAGGAGCGGCAGGGCTTGGAGGAGGAGTTGGAGCAGGAGGTGGTCTTGGCAGCGGTGGAGGAGTCAGTGCCATTAAAGAGGAGGGAAAGGACAGTGAGTTTTCAGCTATCGAGAACCTGTCTGGCTTTGAGCTGCTGTCGGATCGGGAGAAGGTACTGTGCAACTCTATGAACCTTAGTCCTACACGCTATCTGACTGTCAAGACTATCATCATCAAAGATCACTTACAGAAACGGCAGGGCATCCCCTCGAAAAGCCGCCTACCCAGCTACCTGGACAAGGTGCTGAAAAAACGGATTCTGAATTTTCTGTCGGAGAGCGGCTGGATATCCCGAGAAGCCTCTTAA